Proteins from one Candida orthopsilosis Co 90-125, chromosome 2 draft sequence genomic window:
- a CDS encoding Aro9 aromatic transaminase (aromatic transaminase of the Ehrlich fusel oil pathway of aromatic alcohol biosynthesis), which produces MTDASQFISKRAQSRKSSHFANVPSDQPPAGFKPHPKPLLLSYGTPNDGFFPIDSIDVNLVAFPFEHQSKKGHVIGHGGESKANGHAKEYKSNSVHISRHTDTPNLLDLSRGLQYAPVPGLEPLLEFTKEFISKTHKPAYDGWNSILSTGASDGLNKACDAILDPGDVVLVEEFTFSPFLKFVNNVGGVPVPVKINLSNDSDGLDFDYLENLLTNWSKEHPNLPKPKALYTISTGQNPTGFTQTVEFRHKVYKLAEEHNFVIIEDDPYGYLTLPKYDPSRFSSNNKVDPADLENNLTIEEYLSDHLTPSYLELDTTGRVIRVETFSKLFAPGLRLGFVIAHAKVVDAIRNYAEVANRGASGLSQTVVNNVVRDQLGGLDGWLNWILRMRATYSHRKDLLLHSIYQSEAFKKGLVDVIDPKAGMFVTFKVKFLDPAEGKITSDDVISTMKQLLWKIISHGVLVVPGYNMTVDQKFSLERSNFFRLCYAPLDNDEDIIESGKRLTDAVLEFHDNGNKF; this is translated from the coding sequence ATGACAGACGCCTCCCAATTTATCTCCAAAAGAGCTCAATCACGCAAATCAAGTCATTTCGCAAATGTGCCATCAGATCAACCACCCGCTGGTTTCAAACCACACCCCAAacctttgttgttgtcatATGGCACTCCAAATGATGGgttttttccaattgattccaTTGATGTAAATCTAGTCGCCTTCCCATTTGAGcatcaatcaaagaaaGGTCATGTTATTGGACATGGTGGTGAACTGAAAGCTAATGGACATGCAAAGGAGTATAAATCCAATAGTGTTCACATATCAAGGCATACAGATACCCCCAATTTGCTCGATTTATCAAGGGGATTGCAATACGCTCCTGTTCCTGGTCTTGAACCCTTGTTGGAATTCACCAAAGAGTTTATCCTGAAAACTCATAAACCAGCTTATGACGGTTGGAACCTGATTTTATCTACAGGTGCCAGTGATGGGTTAAACAAAGCTTGTGATGCTATTTTGGACCCTGGTGACgttgttcttgttgagGAGTTTACATTTAGTCCATTTCTCAAGTTTGTAAACAACGTTGGCGGTGTACCAGTGCCAGTCAAGATCAACTTGTCCAATGATTCCGATGGTCTTGACTTTgattatttggaaaatttgttgacaaattggTCAAAGGAGCATCCTAATTTGCCAAAACCAAAGGCATTGTACACTATTTCCACAGGCCAGAATCCAACAGGGTTTACTCAAACAGTTGAATTTCGTCACAAAGTTTACAAGTTGGCTGAAGAGCATAACTTTGTAATTATTGAGGATGATCCATACGGATATTTAACCTTACCAAAGTATGACCCATCTAGATTCtcaagcaacaacaaagtaGATCCCGcagatttggaaaacaatttaaCCATTGAGGAATATTTGTCTGACCATTTGACTCCTTCATACTTGGAGCTTGACACTACTGGTCGTGTCATTAGAGTCGagacattttcaaagttaTTTGCTCCTGGATTGCGTCTCGGATTTGTCATTGCTCATGCCAAAGTGGTAGATGCCATTAGAAACTACGCTGAGGTTGCAAATAGGGGTGCATCAGGTTTGTCACAAACAGTAGTGAATAATGTCGTTAGAGACCAATTGGGAGGTTTAGATGGATGGTTGAATTGGATATTGAGAATGAGAGCAACATATTCGCACAGAAAGGACTTATTATTACACTCGATCTATCAATCTGAAGCTTTCAAAAAAGGGTTAGTTGACGTGATAGACCCTAAAGCAGGAATGTTTGTCACTTTTAAGGTGAAGTTTTTAGACCCCGCGGAGGGCAAGATCACAAGTGATGATGTAATCTCGacaatgaaacaattgttgtggAAGATTATCAGCCATGGAGTTTTGGTTGTTCCGGGATACAATATGACGGTTGATCAAAAGTTCAGTTTGGAAAGAAGCAACTTCTTTAGATTATGCTATGCTCCGCTTGATAATGACGAGGATATCATAGAGAGTGGAAAGCGGTTGACTGATGCTGTTTTGGAGTTTCATGACAATGGAAACAAGTTTTGA
- a CDS encoding Gvp36 protein (S. cerevisiae homolog GVP36 has role in establishment or maintenance of actin cytoskeleton polarity, vacuole organization, endocytosis and localizes to integral to Golgi membrane) yields MSFNFSNFTKDIKSFGDRISTEFNKEVVPLAQRTSRLVQERIGKINQDDISQLPSEYIELANKCNNIESLYKNVLKVTSNYENESYDYPTNLQESFTEFSHNVTTRFSNLSKATTTAEAQAALINAGSNESKPPKTLYHALSRATDASILTKETDSSSDASDPLIKGLDLYSSNLNKIANARLGQDQLIKSKFNKPLTTTLRSLISQSNKIQKKVEEKRIDYDLSRYNLTNCTNPAKESKFRVDMENAEDDFANTVEDAINIMQNVIENAKPLQEFLELIKAQLAYHKLASELLGGMVSEYEELIDQQEKLSEGAKSKNDREGGDFDI; encoded by the coding sequence ATGtcattcaacttttcaaactttaCTAAAGATATCAAATCCTTTGGTGATCGAATCAGTACCGAGTTTAACAAGGAGGTGGTACCTTTAGCTCAAAGAACATCTAGATTGGTTCAAGAAAGAATTGGTAAAATAAACCAAGACGATATATCACAATTACCATCGGAATATATTGAATTGGCCAACAAGTGCAACAACATTGAACTGTTGTACAAGaatgttttgaaagttACTTCCAATTACGAGAACGAGTCATATGATTATCCAACAAATTTACAAGAATCATTCACTGAATTCAGTCACAATGTCACCACCAGATTTAGCAACTTGAGCAAAGCAACCACCACAGCAGAAGCACAAGCTGCTTTGATCAATGCTGGAAGTAATGAGTCCAAACCTCCTAAAACATTGTACCATGCGTTAAGTAGGGCTACAGATGCTAGTATTTTAACCAAAGAGACCGATTCCAGTTCAGATGCAAGCGATCCTTTGATTAAAGGTTTGGACTTGTAttcatcaaacttgaaCAAGATTGCCAATGCAAGATTGGGCcaagatcaattgatcaagcTGAAATTCAATAAGCCATTGACAACAACTTTACGCTCATTGATTTCACAATCTaataaaattcaaaagaaagttgAAGAGAAGCGaattgattatgatttGAGTAGATACAACTTGACTAATTGTACCAACCCAGccaaagaatcaaaatttaGAGTTGATATGGAAAATGCCGAGGACGACTTTGCCAACACCGTTGAGGACGCAATTAACATTATGCAGAAtgtgattgaaaatgccAAGCCATTGCAAGAATTTTTGGAACTAATCAAGGCCCAATTAGCTTATCACAAGTTGGCCAGTGAACTATTGGGTGGAATGGTTAGTGAATACGAGGAGTTGattgatcaacaagaaaagttAAGTGAAGGTGCAAAGAGCAAGAATGACAGAGAAGGAGgtgattttgatatttaG